In the Manis javanica isolate MJ-LG chromosome 12, MJ_LKY, whole genome shotgun sequence genome, one interval contains:
- the IDH1 gene encoding isocitrate dehydrogenase [NADP] cytoplasmic, which produces MSQKIHGGSVVEMQGDEMTRIIWELIKEKLIFPHVELDLHSFDLGIENRDATNDQVTKDAAEAIKKYNVGVKCATITPDEKRVEEFKLKQMWKSPNGTIRNILGGTVFREAIICKNIPRLVSGWVKPIIIGRHAYGDQYRATDFVVPGPGKVEITYTPTDGSQKLAYLVHNFEEGGGVAMGMYNQDKSIKDFAHSSFQMALSKSWPLYLSTKNTILKKYDGRFKDIFQEIYDKQYKSQFEAQKIWYEHRLIDDMVAQAMKSEGGFIWACKNYDGDVQSDSVAQGYGSLGMMTSVLVCPDGKTVEAEAAHGTVTRHYRMYQKGQETSTNPIASIFAWTRGLTHRAKLDNNKELGLFAKTLEEVCVETIEAGFMTKDLAACIKGLPNVQRSDYLNTFEFMDKLGENLNIKLAQAKL; this is translated from the exons ATGTCTCAAAAAATCCATGGTGGTTCTGTGGTAGAGATGCAAGGAGACGAAATGACACGAATCATTTGGGAGTTGATTAAAGAAAAACTCATTTTTCCCCATGTGGAACTGGACCTGCACAG CTTTGATTTAGGCATAGAGAATCGTGATGCCACTAATGACCAGGTCACCAAGGATGCTGCTGAAGCTATAAAAAAGTACAACGTGGGTGTCAAGTGTGCTACCATCACTCCCGATGAGAAGAGGGTTGAGGAGTTCAAGTTGAAACAAATGTGGAAATCACCAAATGGCACCATCCGAAATATTCTGGGTGGCACTGTCTTCAGGGAAGCAATTATCTGCAAAAATATCCCCCGGCTTGTGAGTGGATGGGTAAAACCCATCATCATAGGTCGTCATGCTTATGGGGATCAG TACAGAGCAACCGATTTTGTTGTTCCTGGGCCTGGAAAAGTAGAGATAACCTACACGCCAACGGATGGATCCCAAAAATTGGCATACCTGGTACATAACTTTGAAG AGGGCGGTGGTGTTGCCATGGGGATGTACAATCAAGATAAGTCAATCAAAGATTTTGCACACAGTTCTTTCCAGATGGCTCTGTCTAAGAGTTGGCCTCTGTATCTGAGCACCAAAAACACAATTCTGAAGAAATATGATGGGCGTTTTAAAGACATCTTTCAAGAGATATATGACAA GCAGTACAAATCCCAATTTGAAGCCCAAAAAATCTGGTATGAACATAGGCTTATTGATGATATGGTGGCTCAGGCTATGAAATCCGAGGGAGGCTTCATTTGGGCCTGTAAAAACTACGACGGGGACGTGCAGTCAGACTCCGTGGCCCAAG GTTATGGCTCTCTTGGCATGATGACGAGCGTGCTGGTTTGTCCAGATGGCAAGACAGTAGAAGCAGAGGCTGCCCATGGCACCGTAACACGTCATTACCGCATGTACCAGAAAGGACAGGAGACATCCACCAATCCCATTG CTTCCATTTTTGCCTGGACCAGAGGGTTAACCCACAGAGCTAAACTTGATAACAATAAAGAGCTCGGCCTCTTTGCGAAGACTTTGGAAGAAGTCTGTGTTGAAACCATTGAGGCTGGCTTCATGACCAAGGATTTAGCTGCTTGTATCAAAGGTTTACCCAA CGTGCAACGTTCTGACTACTTGAATACATTTGAGTTCATGGACAAACTTGGAGAAAACTTGAATATAAAACTAGCTCAGGCCAAACTTTAA